A window of Ictidomys tridecemlineatus isolate mIctTri1 chromosome 15, mIctTri1.hap1, whole genome shotgun sequence contains these coding sequences:
- the Tat gene encoding tyrosine aminotransferase, with the protein MDPYMIHTNGDGNLSPVLDVHVNINGKSSGLGKMKGRKARWSVKPSDMSDKTFNPIRAIVDSMKVKPNPNKAMISLSIGDPTVFGNLPTDSEVTQAMKDALDSGKYNGYAPSIGYLSSREEVASYFHCPEAPLEAKDVILTSGCSQAIELCLAVLANPGQNILIPRPGFSLYKTLAESMGIEVKLYNLLPEKSWEIDLKQLESLIDEKTACVIVNNPSNPCGSVFSKSHLQKILAVAARQCVPILADEIYGDMVFSDCKYEPLATLSTNVPILSCGGLAKRWLVPGWRLGWILIHDRRDIFGNEIRDGLVKLSQRILGPCTIVQGALKSILRRTPQEFYHNTLSFLKSNADLCYGALAAIPGLQPVRPSGAMYLMVGIEMEHFPEFENDVEFTERLVAEQSVHCLPATCFEYPNFFRVVITVPEVMMLEACSRIQEFCEQHYHCTEGSQEECDK; encoded by the exons ATGGACCCCTACATGATTCACACCAACGGCGATGGCAACCTCTCCCCGGTTCTGGATGTGCACGTCAATATCAATGGGAAAAGCTCTGGACTGGGAAAAATGAAAGGCAGGAAGGCCAGGTGGTCTGTGAAGCCCTCTGACATGTCTGACAAAACTTTTAATCCCATCCGGGCCATTGTGGACAGCATGAAGGTGAAGCCTAATCCAAACAAAGCCATGATTTCTCTGTCCATTG GAGACCCAACTGTGTTTGGAAACCTACCTACCGATTCTGAAGTTACACAAGCAATGAAAGATGCACTGGACTCTGGGAAATACAACGGTTATGCTCCATCCATAG GATACCTGTCTAGCCGGGAGGAGGTTGCTTCTTATTTCCACTGTCCTGAGGCACCATTGGAAGCTAAG GATGTCATTCTGACAAGTGGCTGCAGTCAGGCTATTGAACTTTGTTTAGCTGTGCTGGCCAATCCAGGACAAAACATCCTCATTCCAAGACCCGGTTTTTCTCTCTACAAGACTTTGGCTGAATCTATGGGAATTGAGGTCAAACTATATAATCTATTG cCAGAGAAGTCTTGGGAAATTGACCTGAAACAACTGGAATCTCTGATTGATGAAAAGACAGCTTGTGTCATTGTTAACAACCCGTCAAATCCCTGTGGGTCAGTGTTCAGTAAGAGTCATCTTCAGAAGATTCTGGCAG tgGCTGCAAGGCAGTGTGTCCCCATCCTAGCTGATGAGATCTATGGAGATATG GTGTTTTCAGATTGCAAATATGAGCCATTGGCCACCCTCAGCACCAATGTCCCCATCCTGTCCTGCGGAGGGCTGGCTAAGCGCTGGCTAGTTCCTGGCTGGAGGTTGGGCTGGATCCTTATCCATGACAGAAGAGACATTTTTGGCAATGAG ATTCGAGATGGGCTGGTGAAGCTGAGTCAGCGGATCTTGGGACCCTGTACCATTGTCCAGGGAGCTCTGAAAAGCATCCTGCGCCGTACCCCTCAAGAGTTCTACCACAACACACTAAGCTTCCTCAAG TCCAATGCTGATCTTTGCTATGGGGCCTTGGCTGCCATCCCTGGGCTTCAGCCAGTCCGCCCTTCTGGGGCCATGTATCTCATG GTTGGAATTGAGATGGAACACTTCCCAGAATTTGAAAACGATGTGGAGTTCACAGAGCGGTTAGTTGCTGAACAGTCTGTCCACTGCCTCCCAGCAACG tgctTCGAGTACCCGAATTTCTTCCGGGTGGTAATTACTGTCCCCGAGGTGATGATGCTGGAGGCTTGTAGCCGGATCCAGGAGTTCTGTGAGCAGCACTATCATTGTACTGAAGGGAGCCAGGAGGAGTGTGACAAATAG
- the Chst4 gene encoding carbohydrate sulfotransferase 4, whose translation MILLKKMRLLLFLVSQVAVFALFFHMYNHGALYRKEEPKPVHVLILSSWRSGSSFVGQLFGQHPDVFYLMEPAWHVWMTFTDSTAWSLHMAVRDLLRSVFLCDMSVFDAYMKPGPLKQSSLFQWEQSRALCSPPACDFFPREEITFHAHCKTLCNKQPFAVVEKACRSYSHVVLKEVRFLNLQPLSQLLIDPSLNLHIVHLVRDPRAVFRSREHTTADLMIDSHIVMGQNWQKLKKEDHPYYTMQIICKSQLDIYKAIQSLPKALQKRYLLIRYEDLVRAPLAQTSRMYEYVGLKFLPHLQNWVVNITRGKGMGEHAFHTNARNALNVSQAWRWSLPYEKVSRLQEVCGDTMDVLGYLQVRSKQEQSNLSLDLLSSWKPSERVYQGGEGSVPTWF comes from the coding sequence ATGATATTGCTCAAAAAAATGAGGCTCCTGCTGTTCCTGGTTTCCCAGGTGGCTGTCTTTGCTCTCTTCTTCCACATGTATAACCATGGCGCCCTGTATAGAAAGGAGGAGCCCAAGCCTGTGCATGTGCTGATCCTGTCTTCCTGGCGCTCTGGCTCTTCTTTCGTGGGGCAGCTTTTTGGGCAGCACCCAGACGTCTTCTACCTAATGGAGCCAGCCTGGCACGTGTGGATGACCTTCACCGACAGCACTGCCTGGAGTCTGCACATGGCCGTGCGGGATCTACTGCGTTCCGTCTTTCTGTGTGACATGAGTGTCTTTGATGCCTACATGAAACCTGGTCCCCTCAAACAGTCCAGTCTCTTCCAGTGGGAGCAAAGCCGGGCACTGTGTTCCCCACCTGCCTGTGACTTCTTCCCCAGGGAGGAGATCACCTTCCACGCTCACTGCAAGACCCTGTGCAACAAACAGCCCTTCGCCGTGGTGGAGAAGGCCTGCCGCTCCTACAGCCACGTAGTACTCAAGGAGGTGCGCTTCCTCAACCTGCAGCCCCTCTCCCAGCTGCTGATAGACCCTTCCCTCAACCTGCACATCGTGCACCTGGTCCGGGACCCGCGGGCTGTGTTCCGTTCCCGAGAACACACCACAGCAGACCTCATGATTGACAGTCATATTGTGATGGGGCAGAATTGGCAGAAACTCAAAAAGGAAGACCATCCGTACTACACGATGCAAATCATCTGCAAAAGCCAGCTGGACATATACAAGGCCATCCAGTCCTTGCCCAAAGCTCTGCAGAAGCGCTACTTGCTCATCCGCTATGAGGACCTAGTCCGGGCCCCACTGGCTCAGACTTCCCGGATGTATGAATATGTGGGGTTGAAATTCTTGCCCCATCTCCAGAACTGGGTGGTTAACATCACCCGGGGCAAGGGCATGGGAGAGCATGCCTTCCACACCAATGCCAGGAATGCCCTCAACGTTTCCCAGGCTTGGCGCTGGTCCTTGCCTTATGAAAAGGTTTCTCGACTTCAGGAAGTCTGTGGTGATACTATGGATGTGCTGGGCTACCTCCAGGTCAGATCCAAACAAGAACAGAGCAACCTCTCCCTGGACCTTCTGTCTTCCTGGAAACCCTCTGAGCGAGTCTACCAGGGGGGAGAAGGCTCTGTCCCCACCTGGTTCTAA